The sequence TAAAATTCAGTGCAGGAGTTAGCGCAGCTGCATCATCTCTATCAGGTGGTGCTTTGCAAGGTGCTGCAAATGAAGGCGAAAAGCACGTTCATAGCTTTTGTGAGATGTGCTCTTCAAGGTGTCCTATCGAGGCAAAAGTCGTTGATGGCAAAGTTCGCTTTTTAAGTGGCAATCCAAAAGCTGGCGGCACGGCAACCTCTCTTTGTGCAAGAGGCGGCTCAGGACTTAGCCAGCTCTATGATGAAAATAGGATCAAAAAGCCATTAATCAGAGCTGGCGAGAGAGGCGAAAATAAATGGCGTGAGGTTAGCTGGGACGAGGCGCTTGACTATGTCGCTTCAAAGATGCTTGATATCAAGCAAAAGTATGGTCCTGAAAGCTTTGTATTTACCTGTAAAAGCTCGCAAACGCACAAGCTAATGGTAAATTTCGCCTCAGCTTATGGCTCTCCAAACTGCTTTTCGCACTTTTCATGCTGTCCGATCACCTACCAAATGGTCTGCGAGCAGATGTATGGCATCGCTAAGCTAAAAAGAGACTTTGCAAATGCAAAATACGTTGTAAATTTTGGTCACAACCTCTTTGAGGGCATCGTCATAGCTGATGCCAAAAAGCTTGCTAAATTTGCAGCTAGCAAGGACACAAAGCTACTTGTGCTTGAGCCAAGATTTAGCGTTGTAGCTGCAAAAGCTGATGAGTGGCTACCAGTTAAACCTGGCACTGATCTAGCATTTGTGCTAGCACTCATCAACACTTGGATACAAAATGGCACTTACGATAAAGAATTTATTGAGAAATTTACAACTGGCTTTGATGAGATTGTTAAAAGCGTAGAGGGCAAAACGCCTGAATGGCAAGAGACAATCACTGGCATAAAAGCAAGTGATGTTAGACGCATCGCTGATGAAATTTATAAAGCTGCTCCAAGAGTTATTTTTGATTTTGGGCATAAGACAACTACCACAAGAGCTGAATACATGAGGACAAAAGCCATCATGGTTGCAAATGCGATGATGGGCAACTGGGAGGTTAAGGGCGGTCTTTTTGGTGGCAAAAACGCAAAGACCTTTAACAAACTAGTAGGCGAGGATAAATTCCCAGTTCTTAAAAACCCAGATGATAAATTTAAAGTGCCAAAAGTTACCAGACTAGACTTCGCTGGCGAGGCTGGAGCGCATAAATTTGTAAACAGAAAACATGGCGTTTTGATGGATATAGATAACGCTATCTTAAACGAGAAGCCATACGCCATAAAAGGTTGGTTTAACATCCGCTTTAACCACCTCATAAACGTAGCTGAGACGATGAAGAGCATAGAGGCGATGAAGAAGCTTGAGCTCATCGTAGTGAGCGATGTCTATCCAAACGATATGGCGACCTTTGCTGATGTCATTTTGCCTGAGAGCAGTTACCTAGAGCGTGACGAGGGCATAGAGGACAAGTCAGGTCTAAAACCAGCTTATATGATAAGAAATAAAGTCGTTGATCCAGTTGGCGACACGAAGGACGGGGCGTTTATCTTTAGAGAGCTAGCACGCCGCATGAAGATAGATGAGCTTTACACTTGGAACGACATACGTGAGTTTAGGATGCAGCAAGCTGGCGGAGATGTAAATTTACTTGCCGCACTAGAAAAAGATGGCTTTATCACGTGGGATGAGCCGGGAATTTTGTTTAGAGAAAAAGGCATGATCGATAAATTTGTCGCTAAATATCCAGCAGCTGCTAAATTTGTAGGAGAAAATGGCTTGATGGACGATATGGCTAAGCTTAAAACAAAAAGCGGCAAGATAGAGCTATTTTTACCTGATGTCGAGGCGCAGTTTGCAGGATATGGCGCGCTAAATGATAAAGATATGGACACATTTGACGGACACGAGCTTTGCCTAACATGCGGCAAAACGCCTATTCATACCAACGGTCACACTCAGGCAGTTCCATTTTTAAATGACCTCATGAGCGATAGCCCTATCTGGATCAATCCAAACACCGCTAAAAAGCAAAATTTACGTGACGGCGACACAGTCTTAGTGAAGAATAAATTTGGCGAGCAAAAGGGCAAGCTTATGGTGACTGAGGGCATTAGAGAAGATACGCTCTTTATCTATCACGGCTTTGGACACATCACGCCAGGCCTTAAGAGCATAGATCACGTAGGGCTTAACACAAGCGTGCTTCTTGATCCAGCTGAGGGGCCAGTGGCTGCGACTATGGTTACAAATGTTGGCGTTAGCATAAGTAAAGCGTAAGGATAGAAAATGAAAAAATATATGATGATACATGATGAAAATTTATGCATCGGCTGTCAAGGCTGCTCGGTAGCTTGCAGAAGTGCAAATAACGTGCCAAGGGGACTTTACCGCTTGCAGGTGCATGCAAAGATGAGTGGGACATTTCCAAATTTAAAAACTGACTTTTTACGTCAAAGCTGTGTTATGTGCGAAGATGCACCTTGTGTTGAGGTTTGCCCAACTGGTGCTAGCTTTAAAACTGCTGATGGCGTGACGCTGCTTGATCATAGAATTTGCGTTAGCTGTAAGTACTGCATCCTGGCCTGTCCATACGACGCTCGCTACGTATTGCCAGATGGTGAGATAGGCAAATGCACATTTTGCTATGAGAGTAGGCTAGAAGAGGGCAAAGAGCCAGCTTGTGTTAGCGTCTGCCCTACAAATGCCCTAACCTTTGGCGACGTAAATGATGAAAACTCTAAAATTTCAAAGAAACTAAAAGAGAGCAAATACTACTTGCCAAAAGCGGAGTTAAACACAAAACCTTCACTTGCAATGATCGCAAATACAAAAGGAGCACACCATGAATAACATGTCAGGAAGCCTAGCTCAATACACAGAAATTTACTGGGGCTGGCCGATAGCTTTTTATCTATTTTTAGCAGGACTTAGCGCAGGTGCTAGCATCGTTGCTGTGCTTATCTCAAATAAATTTGGCAAGGACAACTACTACTTTAAAGCAGCCGCTCTTATCGCTCCAGTGGCAATCATCCTTGGACTTGCTCTTTTGGTGCTTGATCTTGGCAAGCCGCTTAGCTTTTACTGGATACTCTTGCTTTACAACTTTGACTCAGTTATGTCAATAGGCGTTGCGCTGCTTCTAGTTTATACGCCTCTTAGCGTTATATACGCGATTGGTGCGTTTAAAAACGAGATCGCGTCACTTAAAATTTCACTTTTTGACGCGCTTGCAAATTTAGCTAGCAAGCTTTCAGGTTTGCTTGGAATTTTACTTTTCATCCTTGGCATCGGCGTTGGCGCATATACTGGCTTTTTGCTAAGCGCAGCTCACAAGATCGCACTTTGGAACACGCCTGTTTTGCCACTATTATTCTTAGTTTCTGGCTTAAGCTGTGCTGGTGCTTTTACGCTGCTTCTTGGCGTGCTAAAAGATGAAAAGAGAGCGCAAAACCAAACTGCACACTTTTTATTAAAATTTGACTTTTTAGCGATAATAGTCGAGTTTTTGCTGATAGTCGCTCTTTTCATGGTTGTAAAAGGTGCAAGTGCAAGTGGTGCGCAGAGCGTAGCAAACGCACTTAGCGCAAATTCACTTGGGCTGATGTTTTATATCGGTGTCATAGGTCTTGGTATGGCTGTGCCTATCATTTTAGACTTAAGCGTTTTAAAGGTGCATGATTTCAAACGCGAATTTGCCGTGCTAAACGCTATTTTAGTCATTTGTGGTGTCTTTTTGCTAAGATATTACATAGTCTATGCAGGACAAATTTTTATTTAATACTTAAAAAAGAATTTTAATTTGAAATTTACCTATTAAGTATTACAATAGATAAAAATCTTATTAAAGTTTGTTTTTTAGGAGAGCATTTTGAAGATTTTGCTTTTAGAAGATGATTTGGGGTTTCAAGAGAGCGTCTGTGAGTTTTTGCAGACGCTTGGTTATGAAGTTACAGCGGTGAGCGACGGTCAAGAGGCTTGCGACCTGATAGAAAAAAATTTCTATCACCTTTTTATACTTGACATAAAAGTGCCTGGAGTAAATGGTCACGAGGTCATCAAGTATATAAGAAGTCTAAATCCAAACGCTCCTATCATGATAACGACATCTTTAGTTGATATAGATGATATGGCGATTGGCTACGAGCTTGGCTGTAACGAGTATCTAAAAAAGCCATTTGAGCTAGCTGAGCTTAAATTTAGAGTTGCTGAGCTTATGAGAAAGTACTATGGCACTGATGATAAAAACATAGTAAAGATAAATAACGAGTTTAGCTTCAACCTAAATAAACGCGTGCTACTTAAAGATGGCAAGATGGTCGATCTTAGCGCAAAAGAGGTCGCTTTGGTCGAGTGTTTGGTCTCACATCTAAATTCTTACGTCAGTATGGAGGAGCTTAGAGATCTTGTCTGGAACGACAAAGAGATCGAGGGCGCTGATATAAGGATGCACGTTTTAAAGATAAGAAACAAGACAAACAATAACTTTATCATCTCAAAGAGGCGCATAGGCTACAAGATAGATGCACAAGAGCTTTAAGATCCAGATCATAGCGACATTTGTCATAATGTCGCTCTTTTGCTTTCAAAGCTTTGTGATCTTAAATTTAAGTCAGAAAAATAGCAGCTCAAAGGCTCTCTTTGGCGCTATGAAGCATGAAACCATCATTAAAAATTCATTTCTCAAAAATGAAAATATAGCTAGCTCACTAAAATATAAATTTGCGATTTATGACGTCAATTTTAAACCAGTCATCTCAACGCTTAGCAAAGAGCCAAGTAGCTTTAAATTTGTAACGCTAGAAGAGGGCGGATATCTCTTTTACAAGAGCTTTTTTATAAAAGATAAGACCCCTTACTACATCGTCGTAGAAAAGGAGCTTGATAACAAAAAGAACATCTTTTTAACAGCCATCATGCTGCTTGTCATCCTTGTGGCAGTGCTTTTTATCGTCTATTTTTTATATTTAAGCAGCGTAAAGCCTTATAAAGAGTTTCAAAAGTATATGAACAACTTCTTTAACGACGCTATGCACGAGCTAAAGACCCCACTTGGCGTAGCTGGCATGAACCTTGAGATGCTAGGGCTTGAAAACAAGTATATAACACGCATCAAAAATGCCCTAAAACAGATGCAAATAACCTACGAAGATGTCGAGTTTTTTATAAAGCGTGGCTATATCAAATTTCCAAATGAACGGCTAAATTTAGGCGAGTATGTTAAAGAGCGAGTGAAATTTCTCTCAAGCGTGGCTGATGTCAAGAGTATCGAGATAAAGACAAATTTAGCAAGTGAGGCATTTACTATGCTAAGCAAGGTAGAAGCTCAGCGCATCATCGATAACACCATCACAAACGCCATAAAATACAGCCCAAAAGAGAGCGAGATAATAGTAAATTTAGAGCTTGAAGCAGATCGCATAAATCTTAGCGTGCAGGACTTTGGCAAGGGGATAAAGGACGTCAAAAGGGTCTGGAAAAGATACGTCAGAGAGGATGAAATCCAAGGTGGCTTTGGTCTTGGGCTAAATATCGTCAGTGAAATTTGCCAAAAACATGAAATTTTATACGGCGTTGATAGCGTTTATAATGAAGGCAGCACCTTTTACTATAAATTTAAACGAGCTTAGATTAAGCATAAAAGCGTAAAATGAAGCCTTAAATTTAGAAGGAAAAACTTTGGATAGAATCGTTGAAATCGAAAAAGTAAGCTTTGAAAATGACTTTGAAGTCTCTCTTAGACCTAGCAAATTTGAAGACTACATCGGTCAAGAAAAGATAAAACAAAATTTAGACGTCTTTATAAAAGCAGCCAAAAAGCGAAACGAGTGCCTAGATCACGTGCTATTTTACGGCCCTCCAGGACTTGGTAAGACGACCTTAGCTCACATCATCGCAAACGAAATGGGCGTAAGTATCAAAATGACCGCGGCTCCCATGATAGAAAAGAGTGGCGACCTTGCGGCGATCCTTACAAATTTACAAGAGGGCGACGTGCTTTTTATCGACGAGATACACCGCCTAAGCCCAGCTATCGAAGAAGTCCTTTACCCTGCGATGGAGGACTTTAGGCTAGATATCATCATAGGCTCAGGGCCAGCTGCTCAGACTATCAAGATAGACCTGCCAAAATTTACGCTAATAGGTGCAACGACGCGTGCTGGCATGATCTCAGCGCCTTTAAGGGACCGCTTTGGGATGGACTTTAGACTGCAGTTTTACACAAGTAGCGAGCTAAGCCGTATCGTGCAGATAGCCTCAGCTAAGCTTGGCAAAGAGTGCGACAAAAACGCCTCGCTCGAGATCGCCAAACGCTCACGTGCCACGCCTAGGATCGCTCTTAGACTATTAAAGCGAATTCGCGACTTTGCTGAGGTAAATGACGAGCAAATCATCAGCCATGAGCGCGCAAAAGAGGGACTTAACGCACTTGGTGTAAATTCACTTGGATTTGATGAGATGGATATTAGGTATTTAGAAATTTTGATGCAAGCAAGGCGCCGTCCTATGGGTCTTAGCACGATCGCAGCGGCTCTTAGCGAGGACGAGGGCACGGTTGAGGACGTCATCGAGCCATATCTGCTTGCAAATGGCTTTATTGAGCGCACCGCAAAGGGCAGGATCGCAAGTGCGAAGTGTTTTGAGACCTTTAATGTCAAGATCGACATCGAAAAAGGGCTTTTTGAGTAGCGAAATTTAAATTTGGAGCAAAAATGGGCGAGCCACATCTTTGTCCTAAGTGCAAGCAAAGGACGATTTACTTTGACGGGATCTGCTATGAGTGCAGGCAAAAAGAGAAGCTGGAGTTTTACGAGGGCTTAAGCGAAGATGAGATCAAAAAGAGGCAGAAAGATATCCTCGCTCGCATTGACGAGCTATATAAATATGATGAAATTTACAGCGACCTCACATATATTTTTTATCTGCATGGTATTTGCGACGAGCAGATCATCGAAGAAGTGACAAAAAACAGCGGGTACTACCCACCTGAAATTTACAAAAAGGCTTCAATAAAGATCAGAGATGAGCTTATAAATAGCCTAAAGGGCGCCCAAAACACTGTAAAAACAAATCACATCCTTTGTGCGCTTGCGTGGCAGGGTGATGAGGTGGTGAGGGAGCTATTTTTTAAGCTTTATAAAGCGCCAAAGCCTTGGAGGGCAAAGCTTCACGTTGATATGGATGGATATGCGCAGGTTGCAGGCTGGAGCTTTGATGGCAGTGGCAAGAGAAGAAGCCTAGTTTTTGATAAGTGCTTTACCTGCGAGCCAAGCCAAAGCGCAGAGGCAAGCGTTAAATTTAAAGCAGCAAATGATGAAAAATGTAAATTTTGTAACGGCGAGATGCTGGAATTTACAATCAAAAAAGAGAGCCTAAAGCTACTTGGGCTAGAGCTTAAAAATGACGCTGTGCTTAAATTTTGCCCGACATGCGTTGGCTTTGTGCAGTACTTTTGCCAAAATGACGGCAATAGCGTGCAAACTGAGGTAGTAGGCGAGGGTGAGAGCGAAGACTATGTAAGAGAGGCTGTGGCGGTGCTTGATGGGCAAAATTTCGAGCTCGCCAGCGAGGTTTGCGCTCATTACTCATATATAATAGATAGTGAAATTTTACTTGGCGGATATCCGCAGTGGCAGCAAGATGCTGAGTATCTAGCCTGCCCAAAATGCGGTCAAAGGATGAAATATCTAGCGCAAATTCCTTTTGGTGCTTTGATAGACGGCGAGGGCACGATCTATATGCAAATTTGTGATGAGTGTGAGGTTGTCGGAGCAAATTTTCAGTGCACGTAAAAGGCTAAATTTATAGGGACTTTTGAGCTAGAAAATTTACGTAAGGTATAAATTTATCTAAATTTATTAAGCTGTGGCAGGCTAAAAATGCCAAAAGCCTGCTCCTTGCAAATTTGGCGCCAAAGCGTTTTCGCAAATTTATCAAGCAAATGAGTAGCTTTGATAAATCTGCTATAATTACCC is a genomic window of Campylobacter concisus containing:
- the phsA gene encoding thiosulfate reductase PhsA, with amino-acid sequence MSLNRREFLKFSAGVSAAASSLSGGALQGAANEGEKHVHSFCEMCSSRCPIEAKVVDGKVRFLSGNPKAGGTATSLCARGGSGLSQLYDENRIKKPLIRAGERGENKWREVSWDEALDYVASKMLDIKQKYGPESFVFTCKSSQTHKLMVNFASAYGSPNCFSHFSCCPITYQMVCEQMYGIAKLKRDFANAKYVVNFGHNLFEGIVIADAKKLAKFAASKDTKLLVLEPRFSVVAAKADEWLPVKPGTDLAFVLALINTWIQNGTYDKEFIEKFTTGFDEIVKSVEGKTPEWQETITGIKASDVRRIADEIYKAAPRVIFDFGHKTTTTRAEYMRTKAIMVANAMMGNWEVKGGLFGGKNAKTFNKLVGEDKFPVLKNPDDKFKVPKVTRLDFAGEAGAHKFVNRKHGVLMDIDNAILNEKPYAIKGWFNIRFNHLINVAETMKSIEAMKKLELIVVSDVYPNDMATFADVILPESSYLERDEGIEDKSGLKPAYMIRNKVVDPVGDTKDGAFIFRELARRMKIDELYTWNDIREFRMQQAGGDVNLLAALEKDGFITWDEPGILFREKGMIDKFVAKYPAAAKFVGENGLMDDMAKLKTKSGKIELFLPDVEAQFAGYGALNDKDMDTFDGHELCLTCGKTPIHTNGHTQAVPFLNDLMSDSPIWINPNTAKKQNLRDGDTVLVKNKFGEQKGKLMVTEGIREDTLFIYHGFGHITPGLKSIDHVGLNTSVLLDPAEGPVAATMVTNVGVSISKA
- a CDS encoding 4Fe-4S dicluster domain-containing protein, which codes for MKKYMMIHDENLCIGCQGCSVACRSANNVPRGLYRLQVHAKMSGTFPNLKTDFLRQSCVMCEDAPCVEVCPTGASFKTADGVTLLDHRICVSCKYCILACPYDARYVLPDGEIGKCTFCYESRLEEGKEPACVSVCPTNALTFGDVNDENSKISKKLKESKYYLPKAELNTKPSLAMIANTKGAHHE
- the nrfD gene encoding NrfD/PsrC family molybdoenzyme membrane anchor subunit, which produces MNNMSGSLAQYTEIYWGWPIAFYLFLAGLSAGASIVAVLISNKFGKDNYYFKAAALIAPVAIILGLALLVLDLGKPLSFYWILLLYNFDSVMSIGVALLLVYTPLSVIYAIGAFKNEIASLKISLFDALANLASKLSGLLGILLFILGIGVGAYTGFLLSAAHKIALWNTPVLPLLFLVSGLSCAGAFTLLLGVLKDEKRAQNQTAHFLLKFDFLAIIVEFLLIVALFMVVKGASASGAQSVANALSANSLGLMFYIGVIGLGMAVPIILDLSVLKVHDFKREFAVLNAILVICGVFLLRYYIVYAGQIFI
- a CDS encoding response regulator transcription factor, giving the protein MKILLLEDDLGFQESVCEFLQTLGYEVTAVSDGQEACDLIEKNFYHLFILDIKVPGVNGHEVIKYIRSLNPNAPIMITTSLVDIDDMAIGYELGCNEYLKKPFELAELKFRVAELMRKYYGTDDKNIVKINNEFSFNLNKRVLLKDGKMVDLSAKEVALVECLVSHLNSYVSMEELRDLVWNDKEIEGADIRMHVLKIRNKTNNNFIISKRRIGYKIDAQEL
- a CDS encoding sensor histidine kinase, producing MHKSFKIQIIATFVIMSLFCFQSFVILNLSQKNSSSKALFGAMKHETIIKNSFLKNENIASSLKYKFAIYDVNFKPVISTLSKEPSSFKFVTLEEGGYLFYKSFFIKDKTPYYIVVEKELDNKKNIFLTAIMLLVILVAVLFIVYFLYLSSVKPYKEFQKYMNNFFNDAMHELKTPLGVAGMNLEMLGLENKYITRIKNALKQMQITYEDVEFFIKRGYIKFPNERLNLGEYVKERVKFLSSVADVKSIEIKTNLASEAFTMLSKVEAQRIIDNTITNAIKYSPKESEIIVNLELEADRINLSVQDFGKGIKDVKRVWKRYVREDEIQGGFGLGLNIVSEICQKHEILYGVDSVYNEGSTFYYKFKRA
- the ruvB gene encoding Holliday junction branch migration DNA helicase RuvB, which produces MDRIVEIEKVSFENDFEVSLRPSKFEDYIGQEKIKQNLDVFIKAAKKRNECLDHVLFYGPPGLGKTTLAHIIANEMGVSIKMTAAPMIEKSGDLAAILTNLQEGDVLFIDEIHRLSPAIEEVLYPAMEDFRLDIIIGSGPAAQTIKIDLPKFTLIGATTRAGMISAPLRDRFGMDFRLQFYTSSELSRIVQIASAKLGKECDKNASLEIAKRSRATPRIALRLLKRIRDFAEVNDEQIISHERAKEGLNALGVNSLGFDEMDIRYLEILMQARRRPMGLSTIAAALSEDEGTVEDVIEPYLLANGFIERTAKGRIASAKCFETFNVKIDIEKGLFE
- a CDS encoding cytochrome C encodes the protein MGEPHLCPKCKQRTIYFDGICYECRQKEKLEFYEGLSEDEIKKRQKDILARIDELYKYDEIYSDLTYIFYLHGICDEQIIEEVTKNSGYYPPEIYKKASIKIRDELINSLKGAQNTVKTNHILCALAWQGDEVVRELFFKLYKAPKPWRAKLHVDMDGYAQVAGWSFDGSGKRRSLVFDKCFTCEPSQSAEASVKFKAANDEKCKFCNGEMLEFTIKKESLKLLGLELKNDAVLKFCPTCVGFVQYFCQNDGNSVQTEVVGEGESEDYVREAVAVLDGQNFELASEVCAHYSYIIDSEILLGGYPQWQQDAEYLACPKCGQRMKYLAQIPFGALIDGEGTIYMQICDECEVVGANFQCT